The proteins below come from a single Myxococcota bacterium genomic window:
- a CDS encoding acetyl-CoA acetyltransferase translates to MAKGSDVYVLGGYQTDFARNWTKEGKHFSALMREGVRGALERCDIAPEEVESAHVGNFAAELYCMQGHLGAFFTEVDPAFSGLPTGRHEAACASGSIALLAASAEIEAGRYDLQAVVGIEQMKTVSAAEGGAYLGTAAWYEEEAEGVEFPFPKLFGRLGDEYDKRYGLKDEYLAEISKINYANAKLNPNAQTRTWYMNKQHALCRTDDNPAVGGRIRIADCSQVTDGAVCVFLASADYAKEWAKGRGLKLKDVPRIKGWGHNTARLRFSDKVAESEGQKYVLPHVRSTITSAMKRAGVASAKQIDVIETHDCFTTSEYMAIDHFGITKPGESWKAIEAGWLEIDGKHPINPSGGLIGAGHPVGATGVRQLLDAYLQVTEQAGDYQVEGAKTVQTLNIGGSGTTSVSFVVGV, encoded by the coding sequence ATGGCCAAGGGATCGGACGTCTACGTTCTCGGCGGGTACCAGACGGACTTCGCGCGCAACTGGACGAAGGAAGGCAAGCACTTCTCGGCCTTGATGCGGGAAGGCGTGCGCGGCGCGCTCGAGCGCTGCGACATCGCGCCCGAGGAGGTCGAGAGCGCGCACGTCGGCAACTTCGCCGCCGAGCTCTACTGCATGCAGGGGCACCTCGGCGCGTTCTTCACCGAGGTCGACCCGGCCTTCAGCGGCCTGCCGACCGGGCGCCACGAGGCGGCGTGCGCGTCGGGCAGCATCGCGCTGCTCGCGGCGTCGGCGGAGATCGAGGCCGGCCGCTACGACCTGCAGGCCGTCGTCGGCATCGAGCAGATGAAGACGGTCTCCGCCGCCGAGGGCGGCGCGTACCTCGGCACGGCCGCGTGGTACGAGGAGGAGGCCGAGGGCGTCGAGTTCCCGTTCCCGAAGCTCTTCGGGCGCCTCGGCGACGAGTACGACAAGCGCTACGGCCTGAAGGACGAGTACCTCGCGGAGATCAGCAAGATCAACTACGCGAACGCGAAGCTGAACCCGAACGCGCAGACGCGCACCTGGTACATGAACAAGCAGCACGCGCTGTGCCGCACGGACGACAACCCGGCGGTCGGCGGCCGCATCCGCATCGCCGACTGCTCGCAGGTCACGGACGGCGCGGTCTGCGTCTTCCTCGCATCGGCCGACTACGCGAAGGAGTGGGCGAAGGGGCGGGGGCTCAAGCTCAAGGACGTCCCGCGCATCAAGGGCTGGGGCCACAACACGGCGCGCCTGCGCTTCTCGGACAAGGTCGCGGAGAGCGAGGGCCAGAAGTACGTGCTCCCGCACGTGCGCTCGACGATCACGTCGGCGATGAAGCGCGCGGGCGTGGCGAGCGCGAAGCAGATCGACGTGATCGAGACGCACGACTGCTTCACGACCTCGGAGTACATGGCGATCGACCACTTCGGCATCACGAAGCCCGGCGAGAGCTGGAAGGCGATCGAGGCCGGCTGGCTCGAGATCGACGGCAAGCACCCGATCAACCCGAGCGGCGGGCTGATCGGCGCGGGCCATCCGGTCGGCGCGACCGGCGTGCGGCAGCTGCTCGACGCGTATCTCCAGGTGACGGAGCAGGCCGGCGACTACCAGGTCGAGGGCGCGAAGACCGTCCAGACGCTGAACATCGGCGGGAGCGGCACGACGAGCGTGAGCTTCGTCGTCGGCGTCTGA
- a CDS encoding 3-hydroxyacyl-CoA dehydrogenase family protein, with protein sequence MAGTDALSASEVRRLARSRNLEHVVVLGANGTMGYGSAALFTQAVPKVTFLARTKEKAEQGLAAAIKQVRSPTVADAATCGSYEADLASALATADLVFEALTEDVALKRDMFDQVEKFRRDDAIVATVTSGLSIDGLCEGRGESFRRHFLGLHFFNPPNVIVGTELVAGRDTDSDVVDFVEAFSRLRLGREIVRTHDTPAFAGNRVGFKVLNECAQLAEEHGPHYVDTVVGPYTGRALTPLATVDLVGWDIHKAIVDNVYANCEDEARATNRLPGYMDALIAKGVLGDKTKGGFFKRDGKVRLALDVASGSYKPVAEIALPELAYLESVTSLHHQGRYAEAMQAFATARCPHAARARKVVAGYVAYAFQRVGEVTDSIDGIDRIMGAGFNWAPPSVLVDVLTPRTVVAMIAEAGLDVPAALEKLAKPKRPKQLFHAPHVNIGKYFVAA encoded by the coding sequence ATGGCTGGAACCGATGCCCTCAGTGCGAGCGAGGTCCGCCGACTCGCTCGCAGTCGCAACCTCGAGCACGTCGTCGTCCTCGGCGCGAACGGAACGATGGGATACGGCAGCGCGGCGCTGTTCACGCAAGCCGTTCCCAAGGTGACGTTCCTCGCGCGCACGAAGGAGAAGGCCGAGCAGGGCCTCGCCGCCGCGATCAAGCAGGTGCGCTCGCCCACCGTCGCCGACGCGGCGACGTGCGGGAGCTACGAGGCCGATCTCGCCTCCGCGCTCGCCACGGCCGACCTCGTCTTCGAGGCCCTCACCGAGGACGTCGCGCTCAAGCGCGACATGTTCGACCAGGTCGAGAAGTTCCGGCGCGACGACGCGATCGTCGCGACGGTCACGTCGGGGCTCTCGATCGACGGCCTGTGCGAAGGGCGCGGCGAGTCGTTCCGCCGCCACTTCCTCGGCCTCCACTTCTTCAATCCGCCGAACGTGATCGTCGGAACCGAGCTCGTCGCCGGGCGCGACACCGATTCCGACGTCGTCGACTTCGTCGAGGCGTTCTCGCGGCTGCGGCTCGGGCGCGAGATCGTGCGCACGCACGACACGCCCGCGTTCGCCGGCAATCGCGTCGGCTTCAAGGTGCTGAACGAGTGCGCGCAGCTCGCCGAGGAGCACGGGCCGCACTACGTCGACACCGTCGTCGGCCCCTACACGGGGCGCGCGCTCACGCCGCTCGCGACGGTCGACCTCGTCGGCTGGGACATCCACAAGGCGATCGTCGACAACGTCTACGCGAACTGTGAGGACGAGGCGCGCGCCACCAACCGGCTTCCCGGCTACATGGACGCGCTGATCGCGAAGGGCGTGCTCGGCGACAAGACGAAGGGCGGCTTCTTCAAGCGCGACGGCAAGGTGCGGCTCGCGCTCGACGTCGCGAGCGGGAGCTACAAGCCGGTCGCCGAGATCGCGCTCCCGGAGCTCGCCTACCTCGAATCCGTCACGTCGCTCCACCACCAGGGCCGCTACGCCGAGGCGATGCAGGCCTTCGCGACCGCGCGCTGCCCGCACGCCGCGCGCGCGCGCAAGGTGGTCGCCGGCTACGTCGCCTACGCCTTCCAGCGCGTCGGCGAGGTCACCGACTCGATCGACGGCATCGATCGGATCATGGGCGCCGGCTTCAACTGGGCGCCGCCGTCCGTGCTCGTCGACGTGCTCACGCCGCGCACGGTGGTCGCGATGATCGCGGAGGCGGGCCTCGACGTCCCGGCCGCGCTCGAGAAGCTCGCGAAGCCGAAGCGGCCGAAGCAGCTGTTCCACGCGCCCCACGTCAACATCGGCAAGTACTTCGTCGCCGCCTAG
- a CDS encoding 1-acyl-sn-glycerol-3-phosphate acyltransferase yields MKIKRLLARLVLLVTRWRVAPPVPSSRHFVLIAAPHTSNWDLLHLLSLAWSVGVPVSWMGKHQLFRGPMGPVMRALGGIPVRRDRRNDLVAQVAALFRERDELVVVVPAEATRSRAEYWKSGFYRIAQAAGVPVHMGFLDYATHTGGFGAFFVPSGDVRADMDVVRAFYADKQPRYPDCFGPIRLRDEEPAQG; encoded by the coding sequence GTGAAGATCAAGCGCCTGCTGGCGCGCCTCGTCCTGCTCGTCACGCGGTGGCGCGTCGCGCCGCCCGTCCCGTCGTCGCGGCACTTCGTGCTGATCGCCGCGCCGCACACCTCGAACTGGGATCTCCTCCACCTGCTGTCGCTCGCGTGGTCGGTCGGTGTGCCGGTGTCGTGGATGGGCAAGCACCAGCTCTTCCGCGGGCCGATGGGCCCCGTGATGCGCGCGCTCGGCGGCATCCCGGTCCGCCGCGATCGCCGCAACGACCTCGTCGCGCAGGTGGCCGCGCTCTTCCGCGAGCGCGACGAGCTCGTCGTCGTCGTGCCGGCCGAGGCGACGCGCTCGCGCGCGGAGTACTGGAAGTCGGGCTTCTATCGCATCGCGCAGGCCGCGGGCGTGCCCGTCCACATGGGATTCCTCGACTACGCGACGCACACGGGCGGCTTCGGCGCGTTCTTCGTGCCGTCGGGCGACGTGCGCGCGGACATGGACGTCGTTCGCGCCTTCTATGCCGACAAGCAGCCGCGCTACCCCGACTGCTTCGGGCCGATCCGGCTGCGCGACGAGGAGCCCGCACAGGGCTGA
- a CDS encoding TrkH family potassium uptake protein: MNVRRVARILGLLAAILAAAQLLPIAWSWLAGETHAVRAFLESSAATALLGGALYALGTSEGELYRREGVGIVVGAWALASITGALPYVASGAIPGLADALFESASGFTTTGASVLTDIEGAGRGILFWRGFTQWLGGIGIIVLFVALLSELGPGARFLFKLEVPGPKAEILHARVQHTAAALFRVYLVMSALEVVALLACGLDLYDSLTHTFATVSTGGFSPYAASMGRFGAPAQAVVVLFMAAAGANFSIYWAIAHTRSAAALRDAELWFYGALLAGATALVALDGALREAPIPVLDAAFAVASILTTTGFATADFDRWPDFSRALLVALMFVGGCAGSTAGGAKLIRVLVGWRATMREVRLIYSPRAVMAVVVGGKPVPNESVGGVASFLILWMFAWGAGALLLSVGDADLVTAATASIATLGNVGPGLAAVGPSGHFAAFADWQKLLMVFLMWLGRLEFFALLALFQPAFWRR, from the coding sequence ATGAACGTCCGGCGCGTCGCGCGCATCCTCGGACTGCTCGCCGCGATCCTCGCCGCCGCGCAGCTGCTCCCGATCGCGTGGAGCTGGCTCGCGGGGGAGACGCACGCGGTGCGCGCCTTCCTCGAGAGCTCGGCCGCGACCGCGCTGCTCGGCGGCGCGCTCTACGCGCTCGGCACGAGCGAGGGCGAGCTCTACCGGCGGGAAGGCGTCGGCATCGTCGTCGGCGCGTGGGCCCTGGCGTCGATCACGGGCGCCCTGCCCTACGTCGCGAGCGGCGCGATCCCGGGCCTCGCCGACGCGCTCTTCGAATCCGCGTCCGGCTTCACGACGACGGGCGCGTCGGTCCTCACGGACATCGAGGGCGCGGGACGCGGCATCCTGTTCTGGCGCGGCTTCACGCAGTGGCTCGGCGGCATCGGCATCATCGTGCTGTTCGTCGCGCTGCTCTCCGAGCTCGGGCCCGGCGCGCGCTTCCTGTTCAAGCTCGAGGTGCCGGGCCCCAAGGCCGAGATCCTCCACGCGCGCGTGCAGCACACCGCGGCGGCGCTCTTCCGCGTCTACCTCGTGATGTCCGCGCTCGAGGTGGTCGCGCTCCTCGCGTGCGGGCTCGACCTCTACGACTCCCTCACGCACACGTTCGCCACCGTCTCGACGGGAGGCTTCTCGCCGTACGCCGCGTCGATGGGGCGCTTCGGCGCGCCGGCGCAGGCCGTCGTCGTGCTCTTCATGGCCGCGGCCGGCGCGAACTTCTCGATCTACTGGGCGATCGCGCACACGCGCAGCGCGGCGGCCCTGCGCGACGCGGAGCTGTGGTTCTACGGTGCGCTGCTCGCCGGAGCGACCGCCCTCGTCGCGCTCGACGGCGCGCTGCGCGAGGCGCCGATCCCGGTGCTCGACGCGGCATTCGCGGTCGCCTCGATCCTCACCACCACGGGGTTCGCGACCGCCGACTTCGACCGCTGGCCGGACTTCTCGCGCGCGCTGCTCGTCGCGCTCATGTTCGTCGGCGGCTGCGCGGGCTCGACCGCGGGCGGCGCGAAGCTGATCCGCGTGCTCGTCGGGTGGCGCGCCACCATGCGCGAGGTGCGCCTCATCTACAGCCCGCGCGCCGTGATGGCCGTCGTGGTCGGCGGAAAGCCCGTACCCAACGAGAGCGTCGGCGGCGTCGCGAGCTTCCTGATCCTGTGGATGTTCGCCTGGGGAGCCGGGGCGCTGCTGCTGTCCGTCGGCGACGCGGACCTCGTGACGGCGGCGACGGCGTCGATCGCGACGCTCGGCAACGTCGGCCCCGGCCTCGCGGCGGTCGGCCCGTCGGGCCACTTCGCCGCGTTCGCCGACTGGCAGAAGCTGCTCATGGTCTTCCTGATGTGGCTCGGGCGACTCGAGTTCTTCGCCCTGCTCGCGCTCTTCCAGCCGGCCTTCTGGCGTCGCTAG
- a CDS encoding LamG-like jellyroll fold domain-containing protein gives MRRATPLAPPRNRRRSAARGLGAALAAALVLAGGASVLVPGPAGATTIGYWRMEVDDDPSAAGLSTPNEVAFGTALVSAEATLDGANLPTGVVPLTFSTNASSLGATAQGGTNGINAAAAWYPELAVTSITVEFWARTVESVATPFRMSSGGLDGIVVTDPNSLDVTWHVDVGGTPTRFSFSGVDDMDAAWSHYAFVYDEVFGVATFYVDGLVVATFDGPDGAPLVLLPGTAVEVGVLMDYASAGQGTIDELRISNAALGPSGFLVPEPSTGALVALGTAVLAMRRGSRPRRAGAPPRR, from the coding sequence ATGCGCCGTGCCACGCCCCTCGCGCCGCCCCGAAACCGACGCCGCAGCGCCGCGCGCGGGCTCGGCGCCGCCCTCGCCGCCGCGCTCGTCCTCGCCGGCGGTGCGTCGGTGCTCGTCCCTGGCCCCGCCGGCGCAACGACGATCGGCTACTGGCGGATGGAGGTCGACGACGACCCGAGCGCAGCGGGACTCTCGACGCCGAACGAGGTCGCCTTCGGGACCGCGCTCGTGTCCGCCGAGGCGACGCTCGACGGCGCGAACCTCCCGACCGGCGTCGTGCCGCTCACCTTCTCGACGAATGCCTCGAGCCTCGGCGCGACCGCGCAGGGCGGCACGAACGGCATCAACGCCGCGGCCGCGTGGTACCCCGAGCTCGCCGTCACGAGCATCACGGTCGAGTTCTGGGCGCGGACCGTCGAGTCGGTCGCCACTCCGTTCCGCATGTCGAGCGGCGGACTCGACGGCATCGTCGTCACGGATCCGAACTCGCTCGACGTCACCTGGCACGTCGACGTCGGCGGCACGCCGACGCGCTTCTCGTTCTCGGGCGTCGACGACATGGACGCCGCCTGGAGCCACTACGCGTTCGTCTACGACGAGGTGTTCGGCGTCGCGACCTTCTACGTCGACGGCCTCGTCGTCGCGACGTTCGACGGCCCCGACGGCGCGCCGCTCGTGCTGCTGCCCGGCACCGCGGTCGAGGTCGGCGTGCTGATGGACTACGCGAGCGCCGGCCAGGGGACGATCGACGAGCTGCGGATCTCGAACGCCGCGCTCGGGCCGAGCGGATTCCTGGTGCCCGAGCCGTCGACCGGCGCGCTCGTCGCGCTCGGAACCGCGGTGCTCGCGATGCGGCGCGGGTCGCGACCGCGCCGGGCCGGGGCGCCGCCGCGCCGCTGA